The DNA segment TCATGGGTTATAGTAAGTTGAAATGTATTAACATCATTGGATTGATATTAGAAGCTCATTGATAGCTGTCGTTAAAAGAATTGGAAAACTCTAGATTTCACTTGTTACCAGCTTCAGCAGACCTATCACTGTCAGCAGTGGCATAACTAGGAATCTttgcgcccccctcccccccgccaaTCTGTGGCGCTGTGTCCCTCTTCCTTTTTTACGCCCCTCGCAACGCTACCCCTCTGCCTGGCAGGGGCGGAAGGTGGGATAGGTACGTTACTGAATGCAAACTGGAGGCAGGGTCTTAGGAAGCCAGCAGAATGCAAAAAGCAAACTCTGGTGAAAACTTGAATAATTAATTCTGTTTAACATTGTTTCAATTAATTACTCGTTGTTCCCTAGTTGGTAACAGAGGCCCTTTGTTTCAAAACCTCCAAACTTCTCTGTGATGCTGTCAGATCTTGTTCTGCTGctaatttgcacaaaaaaaatgaGTGATAACATTTGTAATGATGGAGTCAGGTCAGGCCGAAGGGGCCTGAAGGTAGAAAAACTGCACCACAACCTAAAAAAGTCGTTCTGTATCAATAAGCCCAAAAACATAAGAGACCTCCATCtattctctcatttttctatttctctTACTCTAATTGGTTTTAGAAATATCTTATACATTCAACATCCTCTGTGAACTGTagtaaattttgagggaaaaacaTGTCTTGTGATATTCTAGCTCCCactcttgtctagtggtccattatcttttttctcttttgatttgATCTTTGCACGCTCAGCATtctataattttaacttttaatgcTCTCAGTAATGGGAAAATCTGAGGGACACGGAGAAAACTGGCATGGACACGTTACGGCTCTATCTGTTGCTCCTATGTACCGAAGGCTCAACCTTGCTGCAACTTTAATGGCGCACCTGGAAGACATTTCAGAGAAGTATTTGTTGCTGTTTTCCTCAATAATGGTTCAGAACTTGAAAGTTCATCTATGAAAATCAACCCTTAACTATTAAGAAAACATTTCATGCTatcagagttgccacagtcagggaaaaccgggaaatgttagggaacaTGACAggaatgacaaaaatgtcagagaaaatttgttaaatcaccttcatttgctttctagaatgggttgaggtttcaaacaacaaattttgccgaatactattttcaattatgccttcttaaccatccgccACACCttcaattgtcaaggaatttcgccaaaatgtgtcagggaattttattttctaaattctgtggcaaccctgttctaTTTGTCCAAATGTATTCTACCGATGTCTTTCTATCAAGGTGGGAGATTACCTACTCTGAATATAGCGTCAGTAAATTGGcaagataagaaaaaattaatctggtagaaaaaatgataagacTGCTGAATAATAATGACAGCAAAGTCAGCCTTCTACAAAATAAAATGTGCtattctctataaaaaaatgaatgggaTGGGATGCATGCCTAAGAATGAATGTCTCAAGATCATTTTTAATCTCAAGGAAATAGGAAAATCATTTATCTACACTTATTTTATGTTACAAAGATCAGTAACTTTTAagcatgtttatttttcattccttttatTCAAAATCTCATTAAatttgtgggtttttttttttttttcaggaaaaaagcGTATTTTGTTGACCTTTTTGTACGAGTCAGCAATAAAGTGGCTATATCAATGTATCAAGCTCTAGGGTATATTGTGTACCGAACAGTTATAGAGTATTATTCGGGTGACCCAGATGAGGATGCCTATGGTGAGTATATTATCTCAGAGCTCAATGAAATACTCTCACATATTTTATTGAACTTTCAATATTACCTAGTTTTTAATGAGCACCAAGCTAATGTTGCATAGAAGTTTGCGAGCCGTTTCACTGCTTGGTGTCGGTATTCTTGAACTCTAAAAACAATAGAAAAGGAAATACTTGAAATGAAACGGACATTTTGACAGgataaaatcaaataaagttTAATTTCCAAGAAACAAAATGAGAGACAGGAGAATGTAAACACCTCTGCCTGCTACCATCAATATCGACACATTAAAATGTTTATGTActcgaaaagttaaaatttttaaacctatgaaaagtttattctatttctttattttgtttacTCAGTTAATTTTGATAACAGGAAAGGTTTTTTCATACCTCagtcttgttttgttttttttttatattttatttcattttactttgTTGATGTGTGGCTCTGTCtatttcattttgaactttttcccaCCTTTCATTTTTAGAGATTGAAAATTGAGTTGTTAGCTGAAATAACCACCTATAGCTGAAAACATAGTTTCAAGAAAATCGCATTTAAAGGTTTGATTCTGAGATGCGTCGCTGGGTTTTTGTGGTAGGAGAACTGTTAAAgcatttttttgtaattgataGTATCTCTTAAAAAACCCACCatgcagtttttggaaatattttagTTTTCACTATTTAATTGACAGTTTAAAAAAGGTTGTCGTAGGTGGTTATTTCACAGAACACCAAATCTCAAGGTAAAATGGCTGAATGATTCATTAAAAAACACGATCAATGCTTTGTGACTCATTGTATGATGTAATGAAAGTAAATAACAAAAgacaaatttcagttttggaaaaacaaaattaagaaaaaaatgaacttaaaaataagTCTGCTAAAAACTTGGAAATATGTATCAGTTTAGAAAACTATCACCAAGTGCACCTGGTGCAGTCACAGTCCTGAGATACTGATGCGGCGCGTTATCGCGTTGATGCATGGAAGACCCACCAATACGCGTATAGGTGTTAATTCCATAGACCTGCCAACCGGTCTGACTTCACTTCACTAAAATTGGATTCTTGAGCTGAGTAATCAAGGGATCGACTTGCTATCACTACCAGTGATACCCAAGGATACAATAGTTGGAACGGACCGATCTCCGGAAAAACCTCCTATACCCGTATAGGTGGTTATTCCAGCATATGCCTCAATTGTAGTGTTAGCAACCGGAAAGttctgcagtttttttttttttttctttttttctttctttctttttttaatgcacAGAAGTTCTTATTAGGTTCTCCCATTTTGCATTCTGCAGACTTTCTGCTTATGAAAGTGCATATTCAGAGAAGAATATTGCTTAAAACAAGTTTAACAATCATGCTCACAAAAAGTTTGAACAACTATTTTGAAACTTGTGTTTCTCAAAATAATATTCGAATTTTGCAGTATCAAAATTAGCGAGTAAAGAGGAATTATTGTTACAAATTTTATCTTGAACTCTTCTGaaattcagaattttgcatAGTCATCTTTCCATAATTTGAATATCTTAAAGTCAAAACAAGTTTTGTAGTTGAAAACCTAACCAATTTAAGAAAATTCCTCTGCAacctttttttcaatcattctgAGCGAACTTTGAGTAATGGTATTTAATCAATTCTTGTTTTTATTAAAATCTATTTGATTTGGTCTATGTTTTTGTCCACAGATATGCGGAAAGCTTTATCAAGAGATGTTAATAAAAAATCGGTCATCCCCCTGGCAAATCCTGTGTACCCGGAAGATGTTGAATAATCTTAATCAGACTCCTAAAATGTTCAAATGTGCAAGTTCGTCTAATCCGTAGAAGTGTAAACTAAGCAGAAAAAAGatacaaaaatcaagaaatatttgaatattgattaaataaaaaatcaggtGTTTCCCGGAAAtttcagtgtaaaaaaaaaattaatttttttctcgttcatgtttatttttacttttattcttGAACCTCagtttaaagacatttttccttattttatttttatagatgTAATTCTCCGCATTTGCGAAGGGCCACCATGTTTAAAATTGTAGAGTGAGTCTCTCATTGCAAAAATTACCGCCTAGTCCATTATAATCTCAGGTCCATAAGATGAAAGCAAGAGCTTATTTCTGTATTGTGCGATTATTTTGTTTAAAGCAGAATTCAAGGTATGATGTTAAAACTGGTGATCcatgagtttttattttcagggtttggagaaaaataattgagtTTTGGCCTTCATATGCTCCAACCTCCAAGCTAAAAGTTCCAGCCTCTAAGGCCTAAAGTCCTGTATAAATCTAGATCTTTTTATCCGTTACTCCTAGAGACTTAGTGAAGTCTGTGCTCAATGTCTATCACTCGCCTATAGCTTTTTATTTACTGTGCATGTATTGAAtgcattttctctgattttaaaatgtaagaCATTCTAAAAGTCATTTAAGTAGTGAGTAAACGATAATTAAGATGTAGCTGTCATCACATGATGCAACTTTAAAAGTGAAGCTTTTAATGGACACAGACCTGATCAAAGTCACATTTCATAGCTAGGGATCAGAGTTGAAGAACATCATTCATAAAATTCAACAACTGTGGATAGCTCTCTTTATGTAATTGTATTCTGTCCTTTACAAATTTCTGAAGCGAAGTATATGTTTTTGAAATCATTGTACTTTTTATTGATTGAGAGCTCATCTTTGAGTtctctattttactttttctatcAGTGTCTAAGAggaagcggttttttttttcttatttttctttttttgagatGAGTAATAGTATGTATCCATTCAAACGAATTACTGtcactattttcttttaaatacaaTTTGTCATTTGTTACCTAAAATTCTATCTCTTGTTTATTTTGACCTCTAAAATTTATGAGTTAATATCCTGAAATACAACTTGATATCTTCCCTTTGATTATATGAGGCAgaacatttttggaaacatGTAAATAGTTTGTTAGATGCGTTACATACTCTCAATTTCAAGGCCTTTAAATTTATTCTAAATTTTTGAACTAGGTAATGTTAAATAGGTTTTCTCACCACATCAGATATATTGGGGCAAAGATAAAATGAAATGTTCCTCGAGCCACAACAGGAATATGCTCAAAAAAAGGGTCTTTTTGTTTCACCATTGATCATGGACAcgcaagagattttttttaggTGATGGGTTCACTATCTCCCCTCACAAGCTTCTATGTGGTTACAAATTTTCTGAGGAGGTCACAAGCAATTTTGGGAACCCTCCCCccacctagagtacctttatagacagagtatggccatttctgttccggtttttcattggtcgcgagcgaataggctgacacgatgctcttagggccgtaaataaacaaacaagatggccgttatcagcaagcaagattgaggttatgcacatcttacatcctcctgtgatgaaggtgaaaggcaatttaacaatgttttcatgtgtttttcgtgtgctattcgtagatatgctcgtttaaattgttactgccgcataattgaaatttttgtcaaatttagcttctcatcgatgttacggtgagccgccatcttgtttgtttatttacggccctaagagcatcatgaagcctaaaaactcgttgaccaatcaaaaagcggaacagttttcctgtagtaaaaagatacgaatggccatactctgtctataaaggtactctaccccCACCCCGTTGGACTTCTCTCTTTACACCCATGATTACCTCAGAAAATTGTCCACTTTCACAGggagatgaaaaatcaaataattccTGAAAGCCATGCAAGTTGCTTTGTTgttataaaatcatttttttttttactgtaagaaaaaataaaataaaaaagcagaCTTTTTTTCATACAGAAAAGCGGTTGTATGTACCTATCCATTCTAGCAGAGGATCAATGTTATTTTATGCATGTAAAATTTACAACATCGTGAGAAACTCATTTAGAAACTATACCTACAACTGAATAATGTATCCTGGTGTGAGCCTCAAAGCTCAAGGCACACAGAAATCACATCCGAAAACACTAAAGTATTTACTGTTTTTCTATAACTTGGcaggaaaggaaatgaattttttgtttttcccaaTTTATCCTCGCACAAGGTTACTCTGCCTTTTTTTGTCCGAGAGGTAAGTAAGTatcattattcaattttttccaacacTCACTTCCTCGTACATTTTATCTCTTTTCTGAATGTTGTAAGTTTGCCAACAATTGCTAGTCTAATTTTACATCAATCCAAGAGCGTTCGAGAATagaataataaagaaaaagtcCAGAAAACTTCGAATTTATTGAAGAATTTGAAGTGAAGTGCCAAAGCCTGAGCGTAGCACAATCAACGTTGTTGTCAGTTCGATGCATCTTATccttatttgtttttttggacCATTTtacgagttggcaacactggttttTGCGTCTGAGATTAGGATTTGTTATGATGAGTCACACAACACTGGGTTCTTTAATCGTTTCCACTTTCGAGTACTTAGAACTGAATCACTAATTTCCCAAAGTTATTCAATATCTTATCTCCTGCTAGAATCAAGTGGAAGAGCGAATCATTTGTGTCCCGTGAACTCCATAGTCTTTGAACATTGTGCAGTGAATTTCAGTGGAAGAACTCCTTTGTTCTCTCTGTATCCGTAAGTGTTTATCTCCTCCCTCAAGCTCCTCTGGAGTCCTGCCCTGTGCTTTAATTGTAGGTACAAATTTACCTACCATCATGCTTTTTTAGCAGGTAACGACTCGTAACTGACTTTAGCCAGTACATTCAAGATCTTCGTAAATTCCACACACTTTCTAGAATGCTACATTTGTGATTCGTAGACTCCCCTGCAAAGATGAATTCTCCTGAACGGGAAACAATGCAGGTTCCAGGACAACCATCCGTTGGAGTCGTAAGTTGAATTCTTCACTATCCTCTTCCCTACTTTAAGTACCTACAAAACAAGTGAAAGGAATCTATTAACCCTATGGATGTTCTCCATGCATAGTCTGGGTTGCAAACTTGTTTCCTGGTGTACTAAATGCATTCTATACCTAAAGGAATGTTGTCTGAATATTGCCGCACCATCGCTTAAGACCTTAAAATATTGAGAGTGAGGTGTCCAAATCCTTAATGTGGGGTGTACACCATTCAACGTAAACGGCATAATAACCTTGGCTTCTCAGGAACGAAAGTTCACTTTGATTGAAAAAGAACCAAATTTTAAACGTCAGAGATTACCAGttcaaattttagagaatttgaAAGTTAATTTAATTATTGTACTTTTGGTACACACCTAGTTGGAAGAACTTTAGAATTGGTCATCCTTATCAATGTGTGGATCCTGTGAAGTAGGTTAGGTTCTATTCAAAACAAGGTGTGTCATCTAAATAAACTCATCGAATGCTGTttgcttcttccgttcattAAACATAGGTCAAAGATCCCATCAACCTCCAGAGACCAATAAGCGCCAGGTAGAAATTTCAGTCCCCAAAAATGACagtaattgtttcaaaatttttctgcaaCATAAGGGAATAGAGGAAATGCTTTCTTACCTACCATGACAAGTAGGAAATAAATTGGAACACTGTATCAACATCTGTGAATATCAAAATCTACATAATATCTCTCAAATGCTGATATGATACTCTGGCTGTTGCGTTCTTTCGATGCAATATGAACAGCTGGAGTGTCAAACTAACGACTGATGGTTGTTTTGCAGATTTCTAACACTCGAAAATGTCAATTTgacattctttttatttttctctgtgcaTCATCTCTTTTGAAACTTATTTATTTCAAGGCAAGTTTCAAGGTCATCTATGCTCCTTAGCCTGAATGAAAGTCTGTTAGAGCTTGCTCATCGCACATTAAGACAAAAGTCACTCTCTGATTCTTTACCTGGATTCAGCATCATTCAGTAGGTTCATCCATACCATCAGATTGCACTGTTGGGGAGTGTTG comes from the Bemisia tabaci chromosome 7, PGI_BMITA_v3 genome and includes:
- the Naa20A gene encoding N-alpha-acetyltransferase 20; translated protein: MTTLRPFKCTDMLKFNNVNLDPLTETYGLSFYMQYLAHWPEYFQVAEAPNGDIMGYIMGKSEGHGENWHGHVTALSVAPMYRRLNLAATLMAHLEDISEKKKAYFVDLFVRVSNKVAISMYQALGYIVYRTVIEYYSGDPDEDAYDMRKALSRDVNKKSVIPLANPVYPEDVE